One window of Terriglobales bacterium genomic DNA carries:
- a CDS encoding UbiX family flavin prenyltransferase → MQRLYNAITITPMPAPRTLTVATTGASGAEFCRQLLLALERDQRVKTVNFIASDNALRVLAEEVTLRGRSDLVAQLLGKKSKKIREQANADIGANIASGSYPTDAMMVIPCSMGTLACIANGLAMRLIERAADVCLKEKRPLVLCVRETPLNRIHIRNMDLAAAAGATIMPLIPTFYNRPTSLEEMARQFAFRVLAHIGLPQPGAYRWKG, encoded by the coding sequence ATGCAACGTCTCTACAATGCGATAACTATCACCCCTATGCCCGCGCCCCGCACCCTGACCGTAGCCACCACCGGCGCCAGCGGCGCCGAGTTCTGCCGCCAGCTACTGCTGGCGCTGGAGCGCGACCAGCGGGTGAAGACGGTGAACTTCATCGCCTCCGATAACGCCCTGCGCGTGCTGGCCGAGGAGGTCACGCTCCGAGGGCGGAGCGATCTGGTGGCGCAACTGCTGGGCAAGAAGTCGAAGAAGATCCGCGAGCAGGCGAATGCCGATATCGGCGCCAACATCGCCAGCGGCTCCTATCCCACCGACGCCATGATGGTGATCCCGTGCAGCATGGGGACGCTGGCGTGCATCGCGAACGGGCTGGCCATGCGGCTGATCGAGCGAGCCGCCGACGTCTGCCTGAAGGAGAAGCGCCCGCTGGTGCTGTGCGTGCGCGAGACGCCGCTCAACCGCATCCACATCCGCAACATGGACCTGGCCGCCGCCGCCGGGGCCACCATCATGCCGCTCATCCCCACCTTCTACAACCGGCCCACGAGCCTCGAGGAGATGGCGCGCCAGTTCGCCTTCCGCGTGCTGGCGCACATCGGCCTGCCCCAACCCGGCGCCTACCGCTGGAAGGGATGA
- a CDS encoding nitroreductase family protein has protein sequence MAKRAAEKLLSEVIRERRATGSFESVPVHEEDLKKILQAGLEAPSGYNLQPWRFVVVRDPEQRKKLRAAAMNQPKVEEAPVVVVACGDPLGWRDGDLDDVLKLAKEHGYGGEEEHAGVRRNVTNFLGGTPGSAGGIAPDLGVWVNRHVMIAFTSIMLMAEALGYDTAPMEGFFEDKVKATLGIPERVRVVALLAIGKRKGEDKPYGGRFPMGRVFFAEEWGKGIEL, from the coding sequence ATGGCGAAGCGGGCGGCGGAAAAGTTGCTGAGCGAGGTGATCCGCGAGCGGCGGGCGACGGGAAGCTTCGAATCCGTCCCGGTGCACGAGGAGGACCTGAAGAAGATCCTGCAAGCGGGCCTGGAAGCCCCCAGTGGCTACAACCTTCAGCCCTGGCGCTTCGTGGTGGTGCGCGATCCGGAGCAGCGCAAGAAGCTGCGCGCCGCGGCCATGAACCAGCCCAAAGTAGAGGAGGCGCCGGTGGTCGTCGTCGCCTGCGGCGATCCGCTGGGCTGGCGCGACGGCGACCTCGACGACGTGCTCAAGCTGGCCAAGGAACACGGCTATGGCGGGGAGGAGGAGCACGCCGGCGTGCGCCGCAACGTGACCAACTTTCTGGGCGGGACGCCGGGTAGCGCCGGCGGCATCGCGCCCGACTTGGGCGTGTGGGTGAACCGCCACGTCATGATCGCCTTCACCAGCATCATGCTCATGGCCGAGGCCCTGGGCTACGACACCGCGCCCATGGAGGGCTTCTTCGAAGACAAGGTCAAAGCCACGCTGGGGATCCCCGAGCGGGTGCGCGTGGTGGCGCTGCTCGCCATCGGCAAGCGCAAAGGAGAAGACAAGCCTTACGGCGGGCGCTTCCCGATGGGCCGCGTCTTCTTCGCCGAAGAGTGGGGGAAGGGAATCGAACTGTAG
- a CDS encoding NUDIX hydrolase → MKREYPERPLVGVGAVIVEGGRVVLVRRAAEPMAGEWSIPGGLLELGETMRAGAMREAREETGLQVEAGEVLEVLDRILPDAQGKVRYHYVLIDFLCRLVGGELRAGGDAAEARWVRESELEGLGVAEAAVKVIRKGLARPG, encoded by the coding sequence ATGAAGCGCGAGTACCCCGAGCGGCCGCTGGTGGGCGTGGGCGCGGTGATCGTGGAGGGCGGCCGCGTGGTCCTGGTGCGCCGCGCCGCGGAGCCCATGGCCGGCGAGTGGAGCATTCCCGGCGGCCTGCTTGAGCTGGGCGAAACCATGCGCGCGGGCGCGATGCGCGAGGCGCGCGAGGAGACCGGCCTCCAGGTGGAGGCCGGCGAGGTGCTCGAGGTGCTGGACCGCATCCTCCCCGACGCCCAGGGCAAGGTTCGCTACCACTATGTCCTGATCGATTTCCTTTGCCGCCTGGTCGGAGGCGAACTCCGCGCGGGAGGCGACGCCGCCGAGGCGCGCTGGGTGCGGGAGTCCGAACTCGAGGGATTGGGAGTCGCGGAAGCAGCGGTGAAGGTGATTCGCAAGGGGCTGGCTCGCCCCGGATGA